One genomic region from Salinicola endophyticus encodes:
- the fdhF gene encoding formate dehydrogenase subunit alpha translates to MLQYFEPDASHAAQFARDLGTPARFSETQVALTIDGHSISVPEGTSVLRAAALAGITIPKLCASDNLEAFGSCRLCAVEIEGRRGLPASCTTPVSEGMAVTTQNARLAKLRRNVMELYISDHPLDCLTCPANGDCELQDMAGAVGLREVRYGFEGANHLDAETDASNPYFSFDPSKCIVCSRCVRACNEVQGTFALTIEGRGFDSKVAAGQNEPFMDSECVSCGACVQACPTSTLMEKSVIEQGVPEHSVVTTCAYCGVGCSFEAQMKGDQLVRMVPYKGGDANHGHSCVKGRFAFGYATHKDRIKEPMIRDSIDQPWRAVSWEEAIGFAARRLREIQTQYGRESVGGITSSRCTNEETYLVQKLIRAAFGNNNTDTCARVCHSPTGYGLKTTLGESAGTQTFDSVMKADTILVIGANPTDAHPVFASQMKRRLRQGATLIVADPRRIDLLKTPHGGKSLHLPLKPGTNVALVNALAHVVVTEGLEDHDFIARRCEDGAYQQWRDFISEPRNAPEALEAETGVAAATVREAARAYATAGNGAIYYGLGVTEHSQGSTMVMGIANLAMATGNIGREGVGVNPLRGQNNVQGSCDMGSFPHELPGYQHVADPAVREKFEAVWHTPLDDEPGLRIPNMFDAAIAGTFKALYVQGEDIAQSDPNTQHVESALRSLDCLIVQDIFLNETAKYAHVLLPGATFLEKNGTFTNAERRINRVRRVMPPVAGKEDWEVTQDLANALGYPMHYTHPSEIMDEIASLTPTFTGVSYAKLEKLGSIQWPCNDAFPDGTPTMHALDFPIGKGHFAITEYVATEERTSRRYPLLLTTGRILSQYNVGAQTRRTANSAWHAEDVLEIHPSDAELRGIADGDWLGISSRVGQTVLRCRISERMAPGVVYTTFHHPGSGANVITTDNSDWATNCPEYKVTAVQVEKVSQPSSWQQHFQHFDARQQHYLAAADDAPAALK, encoded by the coding sequence ATGTTGCAATATTTCGAACCCGACGCATCCCACGCCGCCCAGTTCGCCCGCGACCTGGGCACCCCGGCGCGTTTCTCCGAGACGCAGGTGGCGCTGACCATCGACGGCCACAGCATCAGCGTGCCCGAAGGCACCTCGGTGCTGCGCGCCGCGGCGCTCGCCGGCATCACCATTCCCAAGCTGTGCGCCTCGGACAACCTCGAAGCGTTCGGCTCGTGCCGCCTGTGCGCGGTGGAGATCGAGGGCCGCCGCGGCCTGCCGGCCTCCTGCACCACGCCGGTCAGCGAGGGCATGGCAGTCACCACCCAGAATGCTCGGCTGGCCAAGCTGCGTCGCAACGTGATGGAGCTCTACATCTCCGATCACCCGCTGGACTGCCTGACCTGCCCCGCCAACGGTGACTGCGAACTACAGGACATGGCCGGCGCGGTGGGCCTGCGCGAGGTGCGCTACGGTTTCGAGGGGGCCAATCATCTCGACGCCGAGACCGACGCCTCCAACCCCTACTTCAGCTTCGACCCCAGCAAGTGCATCGTCTGCTCGCGCTGCGTGCGCGCCTGCAACGAGGTCCAGGGCACCTTCGCCCTGACCATCGAGGGGCGCGGCTTCGACTCCAAGGTCGCCGCCGGGCAGAACGAGCCGTTCATGGACTCCGAATGCGTCTCCTGCGGCGCCTGCGTGCAGGCCTGCCCCACCTCGACGCTGATGGAGAAGAGCGTGATCGAGCAGGGCGTGCCCGAGCACAGCGTGGTCACCACCTGCGCCTACTGCGGCGTCGGCTGCTCCTTCGAGGCGCAGATGAAGGGCGATCAGCTGGTGCGCATGGTGCCCTACAAGGGCGGTGACGCGAACCACGGCCACTCCTGCGTCAAGGGTCGCTTCGCCTTCGGCTACGCCACCCACAAGGATCGCATCAAGGAGCCGATGATCCGCGACTCGATCGATCAGCCGTGGCGTGCGGTCTCATGGGAAGAGGCGATCGGTTTCGCCGCTCGGCGTCTGCGCGAGATCCAGACCCAGTACGGACGCGAAAGCGTCGGCGGCATCACCTCCTCCCGCTGCACCAACGAGGAGACCTATCTGGTGCAGAAGCTGATCCGCGCCGCCTTCGGCAACAACAACACCGATACCTGTGCGCGGGTATGCCACTCGCCCACCGGCTACGGGCTGAAGACCACTCTGGGCGAATCCGCCGGTACCCAGACCTTCGATTCGGTGATGAAGGCCGACACCATCCTGGTGATCGGCGCCAACCCCACCGACGCCCACCCGGTGTTCGCCTCGCAGATGAAGCGCCGCCTGCGCCAGGGCGCGACGCTGATCGTCGCCGACCCGCGGCGGATCGACCTGCTCAAGACACCCCACGGCGGCAAGAGCCTGCACCTGCCGCTCAAGCCCGGCACCAACGTGGCGCTGGTCAATGCCCTGGCCCACGTGGTGGTCACCGAGGGGCTGGAGGATCACGACTTCATCGCACGGCGCTGTGAAGACGGCGCCTACCAGCAGTGGCGCGACTTCATCAGCGAGCCGCGCAATGCCCCCGAGGCGCTGGAAGCCGAGACCGGCGTCGCGGCGGCCACGGTCCGCGAGGCCGCCCGCGCCTATGCCACCGCCGGCAACGGGGCGATCTACTACGGCCTCGGCGTGACCGAGCACAGCCAGGGCTCGACCATGGTGATGGGCATCGCCAACCTCGCCATGGCCACCGGCAACATCGGCCGCGAAGGGGTCGGCGTCAACCCGCTGCGCGGTCAGAACAACGTCCAGGGCTCCTGCGACATGGGCTCCTTCCCGCATGAGCTGCCCGGCTACCAGCACGTCGCCGACCCGGCGGTGCGCGAGAAGTTCGAGGCGGTCTGGCACACCCCGCTGGACGACGAGCCGGGGCTGCGCATCCCCAACATGTTCGACGCTGCGATCGCCGGCACCTTCAAGGCGCTCTACGTGCAGGGCGAGGATATCGCCCAGTCGGACCCCAACACCCAGCACGTGGAGTCGGCGCTGCGCTCGCTGGACTGCCTGATCGTGCAGGACATCTTCCTCAACGAGACCGCCAAGTACGCCCACGTGCTGCTGCCGGGAGCCACCTTCCTCGAGAAGAACGGCACCTTCACCAACGCCGAGCGGCGCATCAACCGGGTGCGCCGGGTGATGCCGCCGGTGGCCGGCAAGGAAGACTGGGAGGTCACCCAGGACCTGGCCAACGCCCTGGGCTACCCGATGCACTACACCCATCCGTCCGAGATCATGGACGAGATCGCCAGCCTCACGCCGACCTTCACCGGGGTCAGCTACGCCAAGCTGGAGAAACTCGGCAGCATCCAGTGGCCGTGCAACGATGCCTTCCCCGACGGCACGCCGACCATGCACGCGCTGGACTTCCCCATCGGCAAGGGACACTTCGCGATCACCGAGTACGTCGCCACCGAGGAGCGCACCAGCCGCCGCTACCCGCTGCTGCTGACCACCGGGCGTATCCTCAGCCAGTACAACGTGGGTGCCCAGACGCGGCGCACCGCCAACAGCGCCTGGCATGCCGAGGACGTGCTCGAGATCCACCCCAGCGACGCCGAGCTGCGCGGTATCGCCGATGGCGACTGGCTGGGCATCAGCAGCCGCGTGGGCCAGACCGTGCTGCGCTGCCGTATCAGCGAGCGCATGGCACCGGGGGTGGTCTACACCACCTTCCACCACCCCGGTAGCGGGGCCAACGTGATCACCACCGACAACTCCGACTGGGCCACCAACTGCCCCGAGTACAAGGTGACTGCGGTCCAGGTGGAGAAGGTGTCGCAGCCCTCGTCGTGGCAGCAGCACTTCCAGCACTTCGACGCGCGCCAGCAGCACTATCTGGCCGCCGCCGACGACGCCCCGGCCGCGCTCAAGTGA
- a CDS encoding NADH-ubiquinone oxidoreductase-F iron-sulfur binding region domain-containing protein, whose amino-acid sequence MTTTIYVPCDTTARSLGADAVAARLTRAAERLGVAIQLKRNGSRGLFWLEPLVEVETATGRVAYGPVAPTDVDALVDAGLFEGRQEHALALGDIEAHPYLARQQRLTFSRIGLTDPLALEDYTARQGFAGLKQALALTPQAIVDEVKASGLRGRGGAAFPTGIKWQTVHDTPAAQKYIVCNADEGDSGTFADRLVMECDPFMLIEGMTIAGLAVGATQGYIYLRSEYPLAQAMLDEAIARAEAAGYLGENILDSGHAFHLEVRLGAGAYICGEETSLLESLEGKRGLVRAKPPLPAIEGLFGQPTVVNNVLSLAAVPFILDQGGQAYADYGMGKSRGTLALQLAGNVARGGLVELAFGTTLRELMESFGGGTRSGRPLKAVQVGGPLGAYLPESQWDTPLDYEAFAAFGGVVGHGGVVMFDDSVDMGAQARFAMEFCAVESCGKCTPCRIGAVRGVEVIDRIRAGDAADENLVLLADLCETMVDGSLCAMGGMTPFPVQSVMKHFPDDLTRPQAEGGR is encoded by the coding sequence ATGACGACCACGATCTATGTGCCCTGTGACACCACCGCCCGCTCGCTCGGCGCCGACGCCGTGGCGGCGCGCCTGACACGGGCGGCCGAGCGTCTGGGCGTGGCGATCCAGCTCAAGCGCAACGGCTCCCGCGGGCTGTTCTGGCTGGAGCCGCTGGTGGAGGTAGAGACCGCAACGGGCCGGGTGGCCTATGGTCCGGTCGCCCCCACCGACGTCGACGCTCTGGTCGACGCCGGCCTGTTCGAGGGCCGGCAGGAGCACGCGCTGGCCCTCGGCGACATCGAAGCCCACCCCTATCTGGCGCGCCAGCAGCGGCTGACCTTCTCGCGCATCGGTCTGACCGACCCGCTCGCGCTCGAGGATTACACCGCACGGCAGGGCTTCGCCGGCCTGAAACAGGCGCTGGCGCTGACGCCCCAGGCTATCGTCGACGAGGTCAAGGCCTCGGGGCTGCGCGGACGTGGCGGTGCGGCCTTCCCCACCGGCATCAAGTGGCAGACCGTGCACGACACCCCGGCGGCGCAGAAGTACATCGTGTGCAACGCCGACGAGGGTGACTCCGGCACCTTCGCCGACCGCCTGGTGATGGAGTGCGATCCCTTCATGCTGATCGAGGGCATGACCATCGCCGGGCTCGCCGTGGGTGCCACCCAGGGCTATATCTATCTGCGCTCGGAGTATCCGCTGGCCCAGGCGATGCTCGACGAGGCGATCGCCCGCGCCGAGGCCGCCGGCTATCTGGGTGAGAACATCCTCGACAGCGGCCACGCCTTCCACCTCGAAGTCCGCCTGGGCGCCGGGGCCTATATCTGCGGCGAGGAGACCTCGCTGCTGGAGAGCCTGGAGGGCAAGCGCGGGCTGGTACGCGCCAAGCCGCCGCTACCGGCGATCGAGGGTCTGTTCGGCCAGCCCACCGTGGTCAATAACGTGCTCTCGCTGGCCGCGGTGCCGTTCATCCTCGACCAGGGCGGCCAGGCCTACGCCGACTACGGCATGGGCAAGTCCCGCGGCACCCTGGCGCTGCAGCTGGCCGGCAACGTCGCTCGCGGCGGGCTGGTCGAGCTGGCGTTCGGCACCACCCTGCGCGAGCTGATGGAGAGCTTCGGCGGCGGCACGCGCAGCGGCCGCCCGCTCAAGGCGGTGCAGGTGGGCGGCCCGCTGGGCGCCTATCTGCCGGAGAGCCAGTGGGATACCCCGCTCGACTATGAGGCCTTCGCCGCCTTCGGTGGTGTGGTCGGCCACGGCGGCGTGGTGATGTTCGACGACAGCGTCGACATGGGCGCCCAGGCGCGCTTCGCCATGGAGTTCTGCGCGGTGGAGTCCTGCGGCAAGTGCACGCCGTGCCGGATTGGCGCCGTGCGCGGCGTCGAGGTGATCGACCGTATCCGTGCCGGCGACGCTGCCGACGAAAATCTGGTCCTGCTCGCCGACCTGTGCGAGACCATGGTGGACGGTTCGCTGTGTGCCATGGGGGGTATGACCCCCTTCCCGGTGCAGAGCGTGATGAAGCACTTTCCCGATGACCTGACCCGGCCCCAGGCCGAAGGCGGGAGGTAA
- a CDS encoding formate dehydrogenase subunit gamma, whose product MSHPTPQPADTALAAQLQAVIDQHAARPGAMLPLLHAIQAQHGYIPDAAVPMIAEALRHTRAEVHGIISFYHHFRTHPPGRHVIQVCRAEACQAVGARALEAHVKSALGVDYHETTADREFTLEPVYCLGNCACGPSLRVDDEIHGRMDAAGFDRLAAQLSATVVEVK is encoded by the coding sequence ATGTCACACCCCACTCCGCAGCCCGCCGACACGGCGCTGGCGGCGCAGCTCCAGGCCGTGATCGACCAGCACGCCGCGCGCCCCGGGGCCATGCTGCCATTGTTGCACGCCATCCAGGCGCAGCACGGCTATATCCCCGACGCCGCCGTGCCGATGATCGCCGAGGCGCTGCGCCATACCCGCGCCGAAGTGCACGGCATCATCAGCTTCTACCACCACTTCCGCACCCATCCCCCGGGGCGCCACGTGATCCAGGTGTGCCGCGCCGAGGCGTGCCAGGCGGTGGGCGCGCGGGCGCTGGAAGCCCACGTCAAGTCCGCGCTGGGGGTCGACTATCATGAGACTACGGCGGATCGCGAGTTCACCCTGGAGCCGGTCTACTGCCTCGGCAACTGCGCCTGCGGGCCGTCGCTGCGGGTCGACGACGAGATCCACGGACGCATGGACGCCGCCGGCTTCGATCGGCTGGCGGCGCAGCTGAGCGCCACCGTGGTGGAGGTAAAGTGA
- a CDS encoding substrate-binding domain-containing protein: protein MNITPAWLFRSDEGELLDPVLFALLANLRESGKLTHAAQAAGISYRHAWNLLNRAENFFGMALVDMRKGHGTWLSPLGETLSWSEQRVKARLGPQIDSMASELNHQLQQLVAGAHPVLRLHATHGYAVALLPGFAGELDLRYCQPEEALSALERGDCDLASFHLPTSPRLAAQMMQAYQSALSRQRLRVIRFVTRRQGLILRRGERARITGLADLTRPGERFINRDIHSGTRLLFRLLLAEAGIAEAQIQGAEQEEFTHTAVAAYVASGMADVGFGLEAAAAQFGLDFLGLAREHYLLVCPEERLRRHNVQELLAFMSSAPFRARLEALTGYAPDRCGEVQTFEALLAEDRGEEGGALACDP, encoded by the coding sequence TTGAATATCACCCCCGCGTGGCTGTTTCGCAGCGATGAGGGCGAGCTGCTCGATCCGGTACTGTTCGCGCTGCTGGCGAATCTGCGCGAGAGCGGCAAGCTGACCCATGCGGCCCAGGCCGCGGGGATCTCCTACCGCCACGCCTGGAATCTGCTCAATCGCGCTGAAAACTTTTTCGGCATGGCGCTGGTGGACATGCGCAAGGGGCACGGCACCTGGCTGTCGCCACTGGGCGAGACGCTGTCGTGGTCCGAGCAGCGGGTCAAGGCGCGTCTGGGGCCGCAGATCGACAGCATGGCCTCGGAGCTCAACCATCAGCTGCAGCAGCTGGTCGCAGGCGCCCACCCGGTGCTGCGCCTGCACGCCACCCATGGCTATGCCGTGGCGCTGCTGCCGGGCTTCGCCGGCGAGCTCGACCTGCGCTACTGCCAGCCGGAAGAGGCGCTGAGCGCGCTGGAGCGCGGTGACTGCGATCTGGCCAGCTTTCACCTGCCCACCTCGCCGCGCCTGGCGGCGCAGATGATGCAGGCTTACCAATCGGCACTGTCGCGGCAGCGGCTGCGGGTGATCCGCTTCGTCACCCGGCGCCAGGGGCTGATCCTGCGCCGCGGCGAGCGCGCGCGCATCACCGGGCTGGCCGACCTGACCCGCCCCGGGGAGCGCTTCATCAACCGCGATATCCACTCGGGCACGCGGTTGCTGTTCCGGCTGCTGCTGGCCGAGGCAGGGATTGCCGAAGCGCAGATCCAGGGCGCCGAGCAGGAGGAGTTCACGCACACCGCGGTGGCAGCCTACGTCGCCTCCGGCATGGCCGATGTCGGTTTCGGGCTGGAGGCCGCGGCGGCGCAGTTCGGGCTCGATTTCCTGGGGCTGGCCAGAGAGCACTACCTGCTGGTGTGTCCCGAAGAGCGTCTGCGGCGTCACAACGTCCAGGAACTGTTGGCGTTCATGAGTTCGGCACCCTTTCGCGCCCGGCTGGAGGCGCTCACCGGCTATGCGCCGGATCGCTGTGGCGAGGTGCAGACCTTCGAGGCGCTGCTGGCGGAAGATCGAGGTGAGGAGGGCGGGGCGCTGGCGTGTGATCCTTGA
- a CDS encoding OFA family MFS transporter, with amino-acid sequence MSGINQAAQGASGSAGAGFFSRERTIAGPNFNRWLVPTAALAIHLCIGMAYGFSVFWLPMSQQIADAPASCSNLGLLQALTTTSCNWSVAQVTYVFGIFIAMLGVSAAIWGAWLEHAGPRKAGCIAALCWGGGLIVGGIGVMQHQLWLVYLGCGVLGGIGQGLGYITPVSTLIKWFPDRRGMATGFAIMGYGGGAMVGAPLAVVLMKHYAADGGTGVAMTLITMGVIYAIVMACGAIGFRVPPNGWKPAGWVPPKKASANAMIAHGHVHLNTAWKTKQFWLIWGVLFLNVTAGIAVISMASPMLQDVFGGALVGLDDREAVLSAAQKAAVVAAAAGLVGLISLFNSVGRLFWASLSDKIGRKNTYYCFFVIGIVMYCLLPMWGHLGMAGLFVISICVILSMYGGGFATVPAYLADIFGTQMVGAIHGRLLTAWTAAGLVGPLIIAALRQAQLDAGVEPSLVYDRTLYIMAGLLFLGLICNALVKPVKPEQQMSDEELARERALQKEDTVAANAETAARGSFGIGGVLAWLGVGVPFLIGLYIALAKAAALF; translated from the coding sequence ATGAGTGGGATCAACCAAGCCGCCCAGGGCGCCAGCGGCAGCGCCGGTGCGGGGTTCTTCTCCCGCGAGCGCACCATCGCGGGCCCCAATTTCAATCGCTGGCTGGTGCCGACCGCGGCACTGGCCATTCACCTGTGTATCGGCATGGCCTATGGCTTCTCGGTGTTCTGGCTGCCGATGAGCCAGCAGATCGCCGACGCCCCGGCCAGCTGCAGCAATCTCGGCCTACTGCAGGCACTGACCACCACCAGCTGTAACTGGAGCGTGGCCCAGGTCACCTATGTTTTCGGTATCTTCATCGCCATGCTCGGCGTCTCCGCGGCGATCTGGGGCGCCTGGCTCGAGCACGCCGGCCCGCGCAAGGCCGGCTGTATCGCCGCGCTGTGCTGGGGCGGCGGCCTGATCGTCGGCGGCATCGGGGTCATGCAGCATCAGCTGTGGCTGGTCTATCTCGGCTGTGGCGTGCTCGGCGGTATCGGCCAGGGGCTGGGCTACATCACCCCGGTCTCGACCCTGATCAAGTGGTTCCCGGACCGCCGCGGCATGGCCACCGGCTTCGCCATCATGGGCTATGGCGGCGGCGCCATGGTCGGCGCACCGCTGGCGGTGGTGCTGATGAAGCACTACGCCGCCGACGGCGGCACCGGCGTGGCCATGACCCTGATCACCATGGGGGTGATCTACGCCATCGTCATGGCCTGCGGCGCCATCGGCTTCCGCGTCCCGCCCAACGGCTGGAAGCCGGCCGGCTGGGTACCGCCGAAGAAAGCCAGTGCCAACGCCATGATCGCCCACGGCCACGTGCACCTGAACACCGCCTGGAAGACCAAGCAGTTCTGGCTGATCTGGGGCGTACTGTTCCTCAACGTGACCGCCGGTATCGCGGTGATCTCGATGGCGAGCCCGATGCTGCAGGATGTCTTCGGCGGCGCCCTGGTAGGTCTGGATGACCGCGAGGCGGTGCTCAGCGCCGCGCAGAAAGCCGCCGTGGTGGCCGCAGCGGCCGGTCTGGTGGGGCTGATCAGTCTGTTCAACAGCGTCGGACGCCTGTTCTGGGCCTCGCTGTCGGACAAGATCGGGCGCAAGAACACCTACTACTGCTTCTTCGTCATCGGCATCGTGATGTACTGCCTGCTGCCGATGTGGGGCCACCTGGGCATGGCCGGGCTGTTCGTGATCTCGATCTGCGTCATTCTGAGCATGTACGGCGGCGGCTTCGCCACGGTGCCGGCCTACCTCGCCGATATCTTCGGCACCCAGATGGTCGGCGCCATCCACGGCCGCCTGCTCACCGCCTGGACCGCTGCTGGCCTGGTCGGCCCGCTGATCATCGCCGCGCTGCGCCAGGCCCAGCTGGATGCCGGCGTCGAACCCAGCCTGGTCTATGACCGCACGCTCTACATCATGGCCGGCCTGCTGTTCCTGGGCCTGATCTGCAACGCCCTGGTCAAGCCGGTCAAGCCGGAGCAGCAGATGAGCGACGAGGAGCTGGCCCGCGAGCGCGCGCTGCAGAAGGAAGACACCGTCGCGGCCAACGCCGAGACCGCTGCCCGCGGCAGCTTCGGTATCGGCGGCGTACTCGCCTGGCTGGGTGTCGGCGTGCCCTTCCTGATCGGGCTCTACATCGCCCTGGCCAAGGCTGCCGCACTGTTCTGA
- a CDS encoding esterase-like activity of phytase family protein, with protein MSARSRSRSPLASAALLALTTLGLAGCSATPQHTALAPDALLASTPNIRWCGTLALPGKWQDGTPVGGLSDLGWDADESLLFLISDRGWLHRARLSFSGSGELRGYEPLDTYPLRDVNGAILKSRRSDAEALALEHANDGIRGNTQLVIGFEGAPAADGKGDARWQRFYPSGLASEPPHRPAALSDVAANGGLEALTDTPDHGLIGGIEQPPAGWPPKLTRLFTLDGQHSWRYPLSDDPHAALTALETLDGDLLALERAFTPPASLVIRLRRAHLASDGSVAVTDLARLANGDGWSVDNFEGLTRLGGRRYLMVSDDNFSLMQRTLLTCFAVVEPAVVEPDAAP; from the coding sequence ATGTCCGCGCGTTCCCGCTCTCGCTCCCCGCTGGCATCCGCCGCCCTGCTGGCCCTGACCACGCTGGGGCTGGCCGGCTGCAGCGCCACGCCGCAGCACACTGCCCTGGCCCCCGATGCGCTGCTCGCCAGCACGCCGAACATCCGTTGGTGCGGCACCCTGGCACTGCCCGGTAAGTGGCAGGATGGTACCCCGGTCGGCGGGCTCTCCGACCTCGGCTGGGATGCCGACGAATCGCTGCTGTTCCTGATCTCGGACCGCGGCTGGCTGCACCGTGCCCGGCTCAGCTTCAGCGGCAGCGGCGAACTGCGCGGCTACGAACCGCTCGACACCTACCCGCTGCGCGACGTCAACGGCGCGATTCTCAAGAGCCGCCGCAGCGACGCCGAGGCGCTGGCACTCGAACACGCCAACGATGGCATTCGCGGCAACACCCAACTGGTCATCGGCTTCGAAGGCGCCCCGGCGGCGGATGGCAAAGGCGACGCCCGCTGGCAGCGCTTCTACCCGTCGGGGCTGGCCAGCGAACCGCCCCACCGCCCCGCGGCACTGTCCGACGTCGCGGCCAACGGTGGCCTGGAGGCGCTGACCGATACCCCCGATCACGGGCTGATCGGAGGTATCGAGCAACCGCCCGCGGGTTGGCCGCCCAAGCTCACCCGGCTGTTCACCCTCGACGGCCAGCACAGCTGGCGCTATCCGCTCAGCGACGACCCCCATGCCGCGCTGACCGCCCTGGAAACCCTCGACGGCGATCTGCTCGCCCTCGAACGCGCCTTCACCCCGCCGGCCTCACTGGTGATACGGCTGCGCCGCGCCCATCTCGCCAGCGACGGCAGCGTAGCGGTCACCGATCTGGCCCGGCTGGCCAACGGTGACGGCTGGTCGGTGGACAACTTCGAGGGTCTGACCCGCCTCGGCGGCCGGCGCTATCTGATGGTGAGCGACGACAACTTCAGCCTGATGCAGCGCACCCTGCTGACCTGCTTTGCCGTGGTCGAACCCGCCGTGGTCGAACCGGACGCTGCACCCTGA
- a CDS encoding DMT family transporter, with protein MHDTTDRPLAGILLRLLSGLLFAGMLVCVKAVSDEVPLGQTVFFRSAFALLPIVVFMLWRREFPRALATRRPLGHLLRSGLGAAAMFASFAAVARLPVAEATLLAQLAPVALALGGILLLGERLTRHRLVALTLVLVGVGVLILPELRGGPAPARITGYALGIAAALLTAGALLTVRRISRTETPASIAFYFVLVTTLAGLATATLGWVSVAWPTLALLVLAGLFGGAAHICMTLALRMTEVSKLAPFEYVALIWPILADLWLFGQPLSSGFVLALPLVLGGAMLAALEGRRLGWPRRRLGTSEQGAGD; from the coding sequence ATGCATGACACCACCGACCGGCCGCTGGCCGGCATTCTGCTGCGTCTGCTCTCGGGGCTGCTGTTCGCCGGCATGCTGGTCTGCGTCAAGGCGGTCAGCGACGAGGTGCCGCTGGGGCAGACCGTGTTCTTCCGCTCTGCCTTCGCGCTGCTGCCGATCGTCGTCTTCATGCTGTGGCGGCGCGAGTTCCCGCGCGCCCTGGCTACCCGGCGCCCGCTGGGCCATCTGCTGCGCTCGGGCCTGGGGGCGGCGGCGATGTTCGCCTCCTTCGCCGCGGTGGCACGGCTGCCGGTGGCCGAGGCGACCCTGCTGGCCCAGTTGGCGCCGGTGGCACTGGCGCTGGGCGGCATCTTGCTGCTGGGCGAACGCCTCACGCGCCATCGACTGGTGGCACTGACGCTGGTGCTCGTCGGGGTGGGGGTGCTGATCCTGCCCGAACTGCGCGGCGGCCCGGCGCCGGCGCGGATCACCGGTTACGCCCTGGGTATCGCCGCCGCGCTGCTCACCGCCGGGGCGCTGCTCACGGTGCGGCGTATCTCGCGCACCGAGACGCCCGCCTCGATCGCGTTCTACTTCGTGCTGGTGACCACGCTGGCGGGGCTCGCCACCGCCACCCTGGGTTGGGTCTCGGTCGCCTGGCCGACGCTGGCGCTGTTGGTGCTCGCGGGGCTGTTCGGCGGCGCGGCGCATATCTGCATGACGCTGGCGCTGCGTATGACCGAGGTATCAAAGCTGGCGCCGTTCGAGTACGTGGCGCTGATCTGGCCGATACTGGCGGATCTGTGGCTGTTCGGGCAGCCGCTCTCGAGCGGTTTCGTGCTGGCGCTGCCGCTGGTGCTGGGAGGTGCCATGCTGGCGGCGCTGGAGGGGCGGCGGCTGGGGTGGCCGCGGCGCCGCCTGGGCACCAGTGAGCAGGGCGCGGGCGACTAG
- a CDS encoding ABC transporter ATP-binding protein, whose protein sequence is MVTLTLDRLSARYGRRQILADISTPTLHGGQVVALLGPNAAGKSTLFRRILGLLEGDGEVRITGTRSERPIAYMPQDNGATAVLTVYEAVLLARMQGRRLKVADADLAEVDKALAALGIDTLAGRDIGNLSGGQRQLVGAAQALVQSPDILLLDEPTSALDLHRQISLLSILRRLAQERNMLIIAALHDLGHAMRFADQALVIESGRLVDCGPCEQVVTPPMLRRTFQVEARIEPCSQGRPQLIVEAAI, encoded by the coding sequence ATGGTAACGCTGACGCTCGACCGCCTCTCGGCGCGCTACGGCCGCCGCCAGATCCTCGCCGACATCTCCACGCCGACGCTGCACGGCGGCCAGGTGGTGGCCCTGCTCGGCCCCAACGCGGCGGGCAAGTCGACCCTGTTCCGGCGCATCCTGGGACTGCTCGAGGGGGATGGCGAGGTGCGCATCACCGGCACCCGCAGCGAGCGTCCGATCGCCTACATGCCCCAGGACAACGGCGCCACCGCGGTGCTGACGGTCTACGAAGCGGTCCTGCTGGCGCGCATGCAGGGGCGTCGTCTCAAGGTGGCGGATGCCGATCTCGCCGAGGTCGACAAGGCGCTGGCGGCGCTCGGCATCGATACCCTGGCCGGGCGCGACATCGGCAACCTGAGCGGCGGCCAGCGGCAGCTGGTGGGCGCGGCCCAGGCGCTGGTGCAGTCTCCCGATATCCTGCTGCTGGACGAGCCCACCTCGGCGCTCGACCTCCACCGCCAGATCAGCCTGCTCAGCATCCTGCGCCGGCTGGCCCAGGAGCGGAACATGCTGATCATCGCCGCGCTCCACGATCTCGGCCACGCCATGCGCTTCGCCGATCAGGCGCTGGTGATCGAAAGTGGGCGGCTGGTCGACTGCGGCCCCTGCGAACAGGTGGTGACACCACCGATGCTGCGCCGCACCTTCCAGGTCGAGGCGCGCATCGAGCCCTGCTCCCAGGGAAGACCGCAGTTGATCGTCGAAGCCGCCATCTAG